From the Vigna radiata var. radiata cultivar VC1973A unplaced genomic scaffold, Vradiata_ver6 scaffold_222, whole genome shotgun sequence genome, one window contains:
- the LOC106753358 gene encoding nucleobase-ascorbate transporter 6 isoform X2 produces the protein MLGTTVLIPSSLVPQMGGGNEEKAKVIQTLLFVAGINTFFQTFFGTRLPAVIGGSYTFVPTTISIILAGRYSDIVNPLEKFERIMRGTQGALIVASTLQIVLGFSGLWRNVVRFLSPLSAVPLVALSGFGLYELGFPVLAKCVEIGLPEIIILVVFSQYIPHMMKGEKPIFDRFAVIFSVAIVWIYAHLLTVGGAYRNSAPKTQITCRTDRAGIIGGAPWIRIPYPFQWGAPTFDAGEAFAMMTASFVALVESTGAFIAVSRYASATPIPPSVLSRGVGWQGVGILLSGIFGTGNGSSVSVENAGLLALTRVGSRRVVQISAGFMIFFSVLGKFGAVFASIPAPIVAALYCLFFAYVGSAGLGFLQFCNLNSFRTKFILGFSIFMGFSIPQYFNEYTAFKGYGPVHTRARWFNDMMNVPFASEAFVGGTLALILDVTLRKKDNQSRKDRGMHWWDRFRSFKTDTRSEEFYSLPFNLNKFFPSV, from the exons GAAGAGAAAGCAAAAGTGATTCAGACTCTACTGTTTGTGGCTGGCATAAACACTTTTTTCCAAACATTCTTTGGGACTCGTTTGCCTGCAGTTATTGGGGGATCCTACACCTTTGTGCCAACAACCATTTCAATCATTCTGGCAGGTCGCTACAGTGACATTGTGAATCCTCTGGAG AAATTTGAGAGAATAATGCGCGGAACACAGGGTGCCCTCATTGTTGCCTCAACCCTACAAATTGTTCTTGGCTTCAGTGGCCTTTGGCGCAATGTAGTGAG GTTCTTAAGTCCTCTCTCTGCTGTTCCCTTGGTTGCTCTATCAGGCTTTGGGTTGTATGAACTGGGTTTCCCTGTG CTTGCAAAGTGTGTGGAGATTGGGCTGCCAGAAATCATCATCCTAGTAGTTTTTTCTCAG TACATTCCTCATATGATGAAAGGAGAAAAACCTATCTTTGATCGCTTTGCAGTAATATTCTCAGTGGCAATTGTTTGGATTTATGCTCATCTTCTTACAGTTGGTGGAGCTTACAGAAACTCAGCTCCTAAAACTCAAATAACTTGCAGAACTGATCGTGCAGGAATTATAGGGGGTGCTCCTTG GATAAGAATCCCTTACCCTTTTCAATGGGGAGCTCCTACATTTGATGCTGGAGAAGCTTTCGCTATGATGACTGCTTCATTTGTTGCTCTAGTAGAg TCAACTGGCGCCTTCATTGCTGTGTCAAGGTACGCAAGTGCAACACCAATTCCTCCTTCAGTTCTTAGCCGTGGTGTTGGTTGGCAG GGAGTAGGAATTCTGTTATCTGGAATATTTGGCACAGGGAATGGATCATCAGTTTCTGT AGAGAATGCTGGACTGCTAGCTTTGACACGTGTAGGTAGTAGAAGAGTAGTTCAAATATCAGCTGGATTCATGATCTTCTTCTCAGTTCTTG GAAAGTTCGGAGCCGTTTTTGCTTCAATTCCAGCTCCAATAGTTGCAGCTTTATACTGTCTTTTCTTTGCCTATGTAG GCTCAGCAGGTCTAGGTTTCCTTCAATTTTGCAATTTAAACAGCTTTAGAACTAAATTCATCTTAGGGTTCTCCATTTTCATGGGCTTCTCCATACCACAATACTTCAATGAGTACACAGCATTTAAAGGCTACGGTCCTGTACACACAAGAGCAAGATGG ttTAATGACATGATGAACGTGCCATTTGCATCTGAGGCATTTGTTGGTGGTACCTTGGCACTTATATTGGATGTTACATTGAGAAAGAAAGACAACCAAAGTAGAAAAGACAGAGGCATGCACTGGTGGGACAGATTCCGTTCGTTCAAGACAGATACCAGGAGTGAAGAGTTTTACTCATTACCTTTTAATCTCAACAAGTTTTTCCCTTCTGTCTAA